A window from Solanum stenotomum isolate F172 chromosome 5, ASM1918654v1, whole genome shotgun sequence encodes these proteins:
- the LOC125866128 gene encoding alkane hydroxylase MAH1-like — protein MTLMDVLGYYVIPLIILCFTYWYLKNKWTKTSKPTYWPIIGMLPGFVHNAHRIHSFFTDLLLETSSNFEFRGPIFANMDMLFTSDPANIHHILSRNFSNYPKGPEFREIFDVLGNGIFNVDSELWEIHRKTTMSLMNHAKFQTLLQRNVWDTIVKGIVPTLDIFAKQDTPVDLQDIFQRFSFDTISKLLLDHNPKSLSVNLPYVPCEKAFNDMVDALLYRHVLPESCWKLQKWLRIGKEKNLMNAWEALDQFIYPAISKRQEKLMSNKIKDDDFDLFSDYVKAYNQWTNEDDKNLGSVEKFLRDTFLNLMFAGRDTTSTTLTWCFWHLGKNPLVVKKIREEIQQQLHLKEDESLKFFNIEESRKLVYLHGALCEALRLFPPVSIEHKSPLKLDVLPSGHCVSPNMKILISFYTMGRMESLWGKDCLEFRPERWITERGGLKHEPSYKFPAFLAGPRTCVGKEMAFIQMKMVAATMIYNYNIQLLEAQTISPTATVVIRMTNGLMAKVVKRVAI, from the exons ATG ACACTAATGGATGTTCTTGGTTACTATGTTATTCCCTTGATAATCCTATGCTTCACTTATTGgtacttgaaaaataaatggACCAAAACTTCAAAACCAACATATTGGCCCATTATTGGAATGTTGCCTGGATTTGTTCATAATGCTCATAGAATCCATTCATTTTTCACTGATCTTCTCTTAGAAACTAGTAGCAATTTCGAGTTCCGTGGCCCTATTTTCGCCAACATGGACATGTTATTCACTAGCGATCCTGCAAATATCCATCATATCCTGAGTCGAAATTTCTCAAACTATCCAAAGGGACCTGAGTTTCGTGAAATATTTGATGTATTAGGAAATGGTATCTTCAATGTTGATTCTGAATTATGGGAGATTCATAGGAAAACAACCATGTCCTTAATGAACCATGCCAAGTTCCAAACATTGTTACAACGTAACGTATGGGACACGATCGTTAAAGGTATTGTTCCAACTCTTGATATTTTTGCAAAACAGGACACCCCTGTTGATTTGCAAGACATTTTTCAGAGATTTAGTTTCGATACTATTAGTAAATTATTACTTGATCACAATCCCAAAAGTTTGTCTGTAAATCTACCTTATGTACCATGTGAAAAGGCGTTCAACGACATGGTTGATGCACTTTTATATCGACATGTCTTGCCTGAAAGCTGTTGGAAGTTGCAAAAATGGCTTCGAATTGGTAAAGAGAAGAATCTAATGAACGCATGGGAGGCTCTTGATCAATTCATATATCCTGCTATATCGAAAAGGCAAGAGAAGTTGATgagtaataaaattaaagacGATGATTTTGACCTATTCAGTGACTATGTCAAAGCATATAATCAATGGACAAATGAAGATGATAAGAATTTGGGAAGTGTAGAAAAATTTCTAAGAGatactttcttgaatttgatgtttgCTGGTAGAGACACTACAAGTACAACTCTTACTTGGTGTTTTTGGCACTTGGGTAAAAATCCCTTAGTTGTGAAAAAGATTCGAgaagagattcaacaacaattgCATCTAAAAGAAGACGAAAGTCTCAAGTTTTTCAACATAGAAGAGTCGCGAAAATTGGTCTATCTACATGGTGCATTGTGTGAAGCTCTTCGACTATTCCCACCCGTTTCAATTGAGCATAAATCTCCACTTAAACTTGACGTCCTACCAAGTGGTCATTGTGTGAGTCCaaacatgaaaatattgatATCGTTTTATACAATGGGGAGAATGGAGAGTTTATGGGGAAAAGATTGTTTAGAGTTTAGGCCAGAGAGATGGATTACTGAACGTGGAGGGCTTAAACATGAGCCATCTTACAAATTTCCAGCGTTTCTCGCGGGGCCAAGGACTTGTGTTGGGAAGGAAATGGCATTCATTCAGATGAAAATGGTGGCAGCTACCATGATATACAATTACAATATTCAATTATTGGAAGCACAAACAATTTCACCAACAGCTACTGTTGTGATTAGAATGACAAATGGTTTGATGGCTAAAGTAGTTAAAAGGGTTGCTATTTAG